The Phycisphaerae bacterium genome window below encodes:
- a CDS encoding TolC family protein → MSESHSIRPSRCPIRTLLSFPAVVVFGCLASCVSMDTSSVEDRIDAGVLRSRPRRMATQPTTLAASSQPASSQAATASSPVGPSDLIITVEDAICLSLENNRSLAVERLNPSIQRTAEQQQLAAFDPVLSGGITHDRSRLTLPPTTQVSEGMDAEAGIRTYLPTGTTLDLRGTTAMSEGAVHDPDSWTSRAELTTTQALLRGAGLGVNLASVRQARLDTIISQYELRGFAQDLVAQVEQTYWDCVLAQRQIEIVTSSLAVAQQQYEETSERIKLEKLAEVELAAAEAEVALRREELINANSALETTRLKLWRLVNPRTAYPETPQVQLTTLAVVPESPLEDVALHVELAMRMRPDLNQARLQIQKNDIELVRTRNGLLPKLDVFITLGGTGYSTSFGKSTHHLGDRNYDVLIGLSGEYPLLNRDARAQHQRAKVSREQSGLALDNLVQLAEVDVRGAYIELKRAQEQVRATAATRRLQETKLTAETEKFRVGKSTSLLVAATQRDLLSSQLSEVEAVVTHLKALVELRRLEGSLLDYRGITCPGSKPIMVDGSSPVGTP, encoded by the coding sequence ATGAGTGAGAGCCATTCCATCCGCCCATCGAGATGCCCGATCCGAACCCTCCTGTCGTTCCCGGCGGTCGTGGTCTTCGGCTGCCTCGCGAGTTGCGTGTCCATGGACACGAGCAGCGTCGAGGACCGCATCGACGCCGGCGTGCTCCGTTCGCGGCCGCGGCGAATGGCCACCCAGCCGACGACGCTCGCGGCCAGCTCTCAGCCGGCATCGAGTCAGGCGGCCACGGCCTCGTCGCCGGTCGGGCCTTCGGACTTGATCATCACCGTGGAGGACGCGATCTGCCTCTCGCTGGAGAACAATCGCTCGCTGGCCGTCGAGCGGCTCAATCCGTCGATTCAGCGGACCGCCGAGCAGCAGCAGTTGGCCGCGTTCGACCCGGTGCTGTCCGGCGGCATCACCCACGATCGGTCGCGTCTCACCCTGCCGCCGACCACCCAGGTGTCGGAAGGCATGGACGCCGAGGCGGGCATCCGTACCTACCTGCCGACGGGGACGACTCTCGATCTCCGGGGCACCACGGCCATGAGCGAGGGTGCCGTTCACGATCCCGATTCATGGACTTCGCGAGCGGAGCTGACCACGACCCAGGCATTGTTGCGTGGCGCGGGACTCGGCGTGAACCTGGCCAGCGTGCGTCAGGCCCGGCTCGACACGATCATCTCGCAGTATGAACTCCGCGGCTTTGCCCAGGATCTCGTGGCCCAGGTCGAGCAGACCTACTGGGACTGTGTTCTGGCTCAGCGTCAGATCGAGATCGTGACCAGCTCGCTGGCCGTCGCTCAGCAGCAATACGAGGAGACCAGCGAACGCATCAAGCTCGAGAAGCTCGCCGAGGTCGAACTGGCCGCCGCCGAGGCGGAAGTCGCCCTCCGTCGCGAGGAATTGATCAACGCGAACAGCGCCCTCGAGACGACCCGCCTGAAGCTGTGGCGGCTGGTGAACCCCCGGACGGCTTACCCGGAAACGCCCCAGGTTCAGCTCACCACGCTCGCGGTTGTCCCCGAGTCGCCGCTCGAGGACGTGGCCCTGCACGTCGAGCTGGCCATGCGCATGCGGCCGGATCTCAACCAGGCCCGCCTGCAGATCCAGAAGAACGACATCGAGCTGGTACGCACCCGCAATGGTTTGCTGCCCAAGCTGGACGTGTTCATTACCCTGGGCGGTACCGGCTACTCGACCTCGTTCGGCAAGTCCACCCATCACCTGGGTGATCGCAACTACGACGTCCTCATCGGGCTCAGTGGCGAGTATCCGCTTCTCAATCGCGACGCCCGGGCCCAGCATCAGCGGGCCAAGGTCTCGCGCGAGCAATCCGGACTGGCGCTGGACAACCTCGTGCAGCTCGCCGAGGTCGACGTCCGCGGGGCCTACATCGAGCTGAAACGCGCCCAGGAACAGGTGCGCGCCACGGCCGCCACCCGCCGTCTGCAGGAAACCAAACTCACCGCCGAGACGGAGAAGTTCCGCGTCGGCAAATCCACCTCGCTTCTGGTGGCCGCGACCCAGCGTGATTTGCTTTCCAGCCAGCTGTCCGAAGTGGAGGCGGTGGTGACGCACCTCAAGGCCCTGGTCGAGCTTCGCCGGCTCGAAGGATCGCTGCTCGACTATCGCGGCATCACCTGCCCGGGAAGCAAGCCGATCATGGTCGACGGCTCATCGCCCGTCGGTACGCCGTAA
- a CDS encoding ABC transporter permease, with the protein MNFLNAITVGIKEIRANKFRSLLTMLGIILGVGSLVAQSALVKGLENGMKETLIAIGGVQKVYITAQEIPVWQRYRAGESVGITMNDVYALQSSAPLIRLITPEMRIQNNTVTRADKAFYPWNFAGTWPSDLEMNQHVIEYGRMFNEEDDRLARNVCVIGTGVRDALFGSPEEIGREINPVGEFVNISNQRFRIIGMFKHYQSALDLKARKADKGGDEKPAPSGPKRRAGGGTPQGRGGYFEWKNKTIFIPLNTMWLRFRAGASTDGTSDPRLSSLQFMVIDMDQMSNALQQVKNVLMHTHKGIEDFSFNTNENWSDNIASAVSNARLTGGIIAAISLLVGGVGIMNIMLASITERVREIGVRKAVGATFVHVFIQILIESVVIAILGGVAGLLASKGLVNILALLSPGDDTPVITVHAMLLGFGFSVCVGVLAGLIPAFKAARLHPIQALRYE; encoded by the coding sequence ATGAATTTCCTCAATGCGATCACCGTCGGCATCAAGGAAATCCGGGCGAACAAGTTCCGATCCCTCCTCACCATGCTCGGCATCATTCTTGGCGTAGGCAGTCTGGTTGCTCAGTCTGCCCTGGTCAAAGGGCTGGAGAACGGCATGAAGGAGACGCTGATCGCCATTGGCGGGGTACAGAAGGTGTACATTACCGCCCAGGAAATTCCTGTGTGGCAAAGATACCGGGCGGGCGAGTCGGTCGGCATCACGATGAACGATGTCTACGCTCTGCAAAGCAGCGCACCCCTCATCCGGCTGATCACGCCGGAGATGCGCATCCAAAACAACACCGTCACGCGCGCGGACAAGGCGTTCTATCCGTGGAATTTCGCCGGCACCTGGCCCAGCGACCTGGAGATGAACCAACACGTGATTGAGTATGGCAGGATGTTCAACGAGGAGGACGATCGGCTGGCCCGCAATGTCTGCGTCATCGGAACCGGCGTCCGCGACGCCCTCTTCGGTTCGCCGGAAGAAATCGGGCGCGAGATCAACCCCGTCGGCGAATTCGTGAACATCAGCAACCAGCGGTTCCGCATCATCGGCATGTTCAAGCACTATCAGAGCGCACTGGACCTGAAGGCACGTAAAGCGGACAAGGGAGGTGACGAAAAGCCCGCACCCAGCGGTCCGAAACGCCGGGCAGGTGGGGGCACCCCGCAGGGCAGGGGCGGCTACTTCGAGTGGAAGAACAAGACCATTTTCATCCCACTCAACACCATGTGGCTCAGGTTTCGCGCCGGCGCGAGCACGGACGGCACGTCGGATCCCCGACTCTCCAGCCTGCAGTTCATGGTGATCGACATGGATCAGATGAGCAACGCGCTCCAGCAAGTCAAGAACGTCTTGATGCACACCCACAAGGGGATCGAGGATTTCTCGTTCAACACCAACGAGAACTGGTCGGACAACATCGCCAGCGCCGTCAGCAACGCACGCCTGACCGGCGGCATCATCGCCGCCATCAGCTTGCTCGTCGGGGGCGTTGGTATCATGAACATCATGCTCGCCAGCATCACGGAGCGTGTCCGGGAGATCGGCGTCCGCAAGGCCGTCGGTGCGACCTTTGTCCACGTTTTCATCCAGATTCTCATCGAAAGCGTTGTCATCGCCATCCTCGGCGGCGTGGCCGGCCTGCTTGCCTCCAAGGGGCTCGTCAACATCCTCGCCCTGCTTTCGCCCGGAGACGACACGCCGGTCATCACCGTGCATGCGATGCTGCTAGGCTTTGGCTTCAGCGTATGCGTGGGGGTCTTGGCCGGCCTGATTCCGGCCTTCAAGGCGGCCAGGCTGCATCCAATCCAGGCGCTGCGCTATGAGTGA
- a CDS encoding efflux RND transporter periplasmic adaptor subunit produces the protein MKRLIPWLLILSALVGGGYWTRQKYPEKMAFLKSGADPLANKPGPPTTAVAATRDINFAITAAGEIGPLDTVSVRPEIGGLISTLTLDIGDKVKKGDVLFALNDYDLQTEKTSRKTEIAGAKLAVKTQELLLEKSKLNFERTKGLFEHKIVSKEEYDNARVDYDLTTNSLDIALNRLETAQTALQQVEDKLTKTVIRAPFDCTILTRPISVGQAVSGSSGYNSGTEVFTVANLADMIITTHINQADVTRLKVGQEVTVKVEAIPDLSFVGLVDRIAPQATFTGGVKGFSVRIILRNAEGKVRPGMTANLSIPLVSAGNVLAVPLGAVFVDQDSRYVYVKRDDGRFEHRLIQLGVSDYGYAEVIRGLRDGDVVSLVTPTAGETEASPASADRDSSGGSKKSSDKPAGATTRETKTNGAAK, from the coding sequence ATGAAGCGACTGATTCCATGGCTGCTGATCCTGTCCGCGCTCGTGGGCGGCGGTTATTGGACTAGGCAGAAATACCCTGAGAAGATGGCCTTCCTGAAATCGGGAGCGGATCCGCTTGCCAATAAACCCGGCCCGCCCACCACCGCCGTCGCGGCGACCCGTGACATCAACTTCGCAATCACCGCCGCCGGTGAGATCGGCCCGCTGGATACCGTTTCCGTGCGGCCCGAAATCGGCGGGCTCATCTCCACGCTCACGCTCGACATCGGCGACAAGGTCAAGAAGGGTGACGTCCTCTTCGCATTAAACGACTACGATCTCCAAACCGAAAAGACCTCACGCAAAACGGAAATCGCTGGTGCCAAGCTGGCCGTCAAGACTCAGGAACTCCTGCTCGAAAAGTCGAAACTGAACTTCGAGCGTACCAAAGGGTTGTTCGAACACAAGATCGTATCCAAGGAAGAGTACGACAACGCGCGCGTGGACTACGACCTGACGACGAACAGCCTGGATATTGCCTTGAACCGGCTGGAGACCGCCCAAACCGCCCTCCAGCAAGTCGAGGATAAACTGACGAAAACCGTCATCCGCGCGCCCTTCGACTGCACGATCCTGACCCGCCCGATCTCCGTGGGCCAAGCCGTATCCGGCTCCAGCGGATACAACAGCGGCACCGAAGTGTTTACCGTCGCCAATCTGGCCGACATGATCATCACCACCCACATCAACCAGGCTGACGTTACACGGCTGAAAGTGGGCCAGGAGGTAACCGTGAAGGTCGAGGCCATCCCCGACCTCAGCTTCGTGGGGCTCGTGGATCGCATTGCGCCACAAGCCACCTTCACAGGTGGCGTCAAAGGCTTTTCCGTCCGCATCATTCTCAGGAATGCTGAAGGCAAGGTTCGCCCCGGGATGACGGCGAACCTGTCCATCCCCCTGGTTTCCGCGGGCAATGTGCTGGCCGTTCCGCTGGGCGCCGTCTTCGTTGACCAAGACAGCCGGTACGTCTATGTCAAGAGAGACGACGGCCGTTTCGAACATCGGTTGATCCAGTTGGGCGTCTCAGACTATGGATACGCGGAAGTCATCCGAGGACTGCGCGACGGCGATGTGGTTTCGCTCGTCACACCGACGGCCGGAGAAACTGAAGCTTCGCCGGCTTCCGCTGACCGGGATAGCTCAGGTGGCTCGAAGAAGTCCTCCGACAAACCGGCCGGCGCGACCACCCGCGAGACCAAGACAAACGGGGCGGCCAAGTGA
- a CDS encoding HAMP domain-containing protein: MTRLFTRFYLCVLIVLFLAWWIHGAVWRWRAEADTAQVILIAHRGGARLVARELNSAAATARQRILADLRQRFAYPVDVIALTDLPASAQREIHNGEDVAYARLGGSHVVVAALAGGTEVVRLGPLPNYELRQIEDAIGGWMRLTADKLAAAPPDERQAVLRELQRDFVFPIEIVGRKELPPWPQGRIDSGESIVFYPQGPPTYERWMATTPLADGARVVRFGPFPSFENVNQKAAATTLALILLPVAAVIALLLRPLARQLRHIERAALSIAAGDLTARVDERRVTSAMSLAQAFNYMAGHTETLVRTQRELLQAVSHELRTPLSRIRFAGDLLATARDDEERRRRLEILEAATDELDELVGELLSYVRLETSPHRCDVELISLRGVLDVVIPRHAAACPAIQFQVDEGITDNLVVVAERMGLQRVVGNLLSNAGRFAGSRVIIRAQSAAGVTTVDVDDDGPGIPESERERVFQPFVRLQNDSPDRGVGLGLAIVKRIVAQHGGTAQALPNPLGGCRIRTTWPAQA, encoded by the coding sequence ATGACACGGCTCTTCACCCGCTTCTACCTATGCGTGCTGATTGTGCTGTTCCTGGCTTGGTGGATTCACGGCGCGGTCTGGAGATGGCGAGCGGAAGCCGACACGGCCCAGGTGATCTTGATCGCCCACCGGGGTGGCGCGCGACTGGTGGCCAGGGAACTGAACTCAGCGGCGGCGACAGCTCGCCAGCGGATCCTGGCGGATCTGCGGCAGCGATTCGCCTACCCCGTGGATGTTATCGCCCTGACTGACTTGCCAGCTTCCGCACAGCGGGAGATCCATAACGGCGAAGACGTGGCCTACGCCCGTCTGGGCGGGAGTCACGTCGTCGTAGCCGCTTTGGCTGGCGGGACTGAAGTCGTCCGCCTCGGTCCGCTGCCGAACTACGAGCTTCGGCAGATCGAGGACGCGATTGGCGGTTGGATGCGACTCACGGCGGACAAGCTGGCGGCCGCTCCACCGGACGAGCGGCAGGCTGTTCTGCGGGAATTGCAGCGCGATTTCGTGTTCCCGATCGAGATCGTGGGCCGCAAGGAGTTGCCGCCTTGGCCCCAGGGACGAATCGACAGCGGAGAGTCCATTGTCTTCTATCCTCAGGGTCCACCGACCTATGAGCGATGGATGGCCACCACACCTTTGGCCGATGGTGCCCGAGTCGTGCGTTTCGGGCCGTTTCCAAGCTTCGAGAACGTCAACCAGAAAGCGGCCGCCACAACGCTGGCCCTGATCCTGCTTCCCGTCGCGGCTGTCATTGCCCTGCTCCTGCGGCCCCTGGCGCGGCAGCTGCGCCATATCGAACGCGCTGCCCTGAGTATCGCCGCGGGCGATTTGACGGCGCGTGTCGACGAGCGCCGCGTGACCTCCGCCATGTCGCTTGCCCAGGCGTTCAACTACATGGCCGGTCACACCGAGACCCTGGTCCGCACGCAGCGCGAACTGCTACAGGCTGTGTCACACGAACTGCGGACTCCGCTGTCGCGGATCCGGTTCGCCGGCGACTTGCTGGCGACGGCAAGAGATGACGAGGAACGTCGGCGTCGGCTGGAGATTCTGGAGGCCGCAACTGACGAACTCGACGAACTGGTCGGCGAGTTGCTCAGCTACGTCCGTCTGGAAACATCGCCGCACCGCTGCGATGTGGAGTTGATCTCGTTACGAGGTGTGCTGGACGTGGTGATTCCCAGACATGCCGCAGCCTGTCCAGCCATTCAGTTCCAGGTGGACGAAGGTATTACCGACAACCTGGTCGTCGTCGCGGAGCGAATGGGCCTGCAACGTGTCGTGGGCAATCTTCTGAGCAATGCCGGTCGGTTCGCCGGCAGTCGCGTGATCATTCGGGCGCAGTCGGCCGCGGGAGTCACTACCGTCGACGTTGACGACGATGGACCGGGAATCCCGGAGTCTGAGCGGGAGCGTGTGTTCCAGCCATTTGTCCGACTGCAGAACGACTCGCCGGATCGCGGCGTAGGGCTGGGGCTGGCCATCGTCAAACGGATCGTAGCGCAGCACGGCGGCACCGCCCAAGCCTTGCCCAACCCGCTCGGCGGCTGCCGGATTCGGACAACGTGGCCGGCGCAGGCGTAG
- a CDS encoding response regulator transcription factor: protein MKEEPPDRRILLVEDDAALAGLVADFLTPHGFRVAIEGRGDAAIGRIVHEHPDAVLLDVNLPGLDGFSICRVVRASYRGVIIMLTARGEEIDEVLGLQAGADDYLAKPVRPRALLARLQTHLRRATPAEGAGPSIVVGSLAVDAGRRTVALNGVPVELTTAEFDLLYLLARHAGQPLSRQDLYVQIQGMKYDGLDRSIDLRISRLRKKLGDDPTAPRRIKSVRGLGYMLTVGP from the coding sequence ATGAAGGAAGAACCGCCCGACCGCCGAATTCTCCTGGTTGAGGATGACGCTGCGCTGGCCGGCTTGGTGGCGGACTTCCTGACGCCGCACGGATTCCGCGTCGCAATCGAGGGACGCGGCGATGCTGCGATCGGCCGCATTGTCCACGAGCATCCCGACGCGGTACTGCTGGACGTCAACCTTCCCGGCCTAGACGGCTTTTCGATCTGCAGAGTCGTGCGGGCTAGTTATCGCGGTGTCATCATCATGCTGACCGCGCGCGGCGAAGAGATCGACGAGGTCCTGGGACTGCAAGCGGGCGCGGATGACTACCTAGCGAAGCCGGTCCGACCACGGGCGTTGTTGGCACGGCTGCAGACTCACTTGCGTCGCGCGACGCCGGCCGAAGGGGCGGGCCCATCGATCGTCGTTGGCTCGTTGGCTGTCGATGCCGGTCGCAGGACCGTCGCGCTCAACGGCGTTCCCGTGGAACTTACGACCGCCGAGTTTGACTTGCTGTATCTCCTGGCCCGACATGCCGGCCAGCCGCTCAGCCGCCAGGATCTCTATGTGCAAATCCAGGGGATGAAGTATGATGGGTTGGATCGCTCGATTGACCTCCGGATCTCGCGTCTGCGGAAGAAACTCGGCGACGATCCGACTGCGCCTCGGCGGATCAAATCGGTGCGTGGACTCGGCTACATGCTCACGGTGGGACCATGA
- a CDS encoding CopG family transcriptional regulator, producing the protein MIMPNHKQSIVTFKAEGSLVEALKTLPNRSEFIRAAILAALDNVCPLCQGTGLLTPEQKAHWAKFAEDHAVRECGDCHEWHIVCCRPPAERVHTRQRKGNRRQRPARHPK; encoded by the coding sequence ATGATCATGCCCAATCACAAGCAGTCCATTGTGACGTTCAAGGCCGAAGGTTCACTGGTCGAAGCCCTCAAGACCCTGCCCAACCGGTCGGAGTTCATCCGGGCCGCCATCCTGGCGGCTCTGGACAACGTCTGTCCGCTGTGCCAGGGCACCGGCCTGCTGACGCCGGAGCAGAAAGCCCACTGGGCCAAATTCGCCGAAGATCACGCGGTCAGAGAGTGCGGCGACTGCCACGAGTGGCACATTGTGTGTTGTCGACCGCCGGCGGAGCGCGTGCACACTCGTCAACGCAAAGGAAACCGAAGGCAGCGACCGGCACGACACCCGAAGTAA
- a CDS encoding zinc ABC transporter substrate-binding protein: MNPSTHPTRSRSAPLRLRLGVLALGTLAGLLLSVPACRQKPVTTQPSGDRVSVFVSIPPQRYFVQRIGGHRVDVAVLVPPGQSHHTYEPTPKQVVSISNARVFFRIGVPFEKNVVAKIGEAVKTLRIVDTSEGIAFRNMDAECAEEHHAPATAPNAHDAEHEGDHHEPGELDPHTWLDPRLVKHQAAIICRELVALDPAHAAEYQANLDAFHIDLDNTDARIRKALKPLAGREFFVFHPGFGYFADAYGLKQVAVETGGKQPSAKHLEELIARAKTAGVRLIFVQPQFTRQSAEAVAQAIGGAVVVMDPLAEKYLDNLVDISRKIEMALAGVSAGSSQ, translated from the coding sequence ATGAACCCATCCACCCACCCCACGCGATCTCGATCCGCACCTCTCCGTCTGCGGCTCGGAGTCCTTGCCCTCGGTACGCTGGCCGGCCTGCTCCTGAGCGTCCCCGCCTGCCGACAGAAACCCGTCACTACCCAGCCGTCGGGCGACCGGGTCTCCGTCTTCGTGAGTATTCCCCCGCAGCGCTATTTCGTTCAGCGCATCGGCGGCCATCGGGTGGATGTGGCCGTCCTGGTGCCGCCCGGCCAGTCGCACCACACTTACGAGCCAACACCCAAACAGGTCGTGAGCATCAGCAACGCCCGGGTCTTCTTTCGCATCGGAGTGCCCTTTGAGAAGAATGTCGTGGCCAAGATCGGCGAGGCGGTCAAGACCCTGCGTATCGTGGACACCTCCGAGGGCATTGCGTTTCGGAACATGGATGCCGAGTGCGCCGAGGAACACCATGCCCCGGCTACCGCGCCCAACGCCCACGACGCGGAGCACGAGGGCGACCACCACGAGCCCGGCGAACTGGATCCCCACACCTGGCTGGATCCGCGGCTGGTCAAGCACCAGGCGGCCATCATCTGCAGGGAACTCGTCGCCCTGGACCCGGCCCATGCGGCCGAGTACCAGGCCAACCTGGATGCCTTTCACATCGATCTGGACAACACCGACGCTCGCATCCGAAAGGCCCTGAAGCCGCTTGCGGGACGTGAGTTCTTCGTCTTTCACCCGGGCTTCGGCTACTTCGCCGACGCGTATGGCCTCAAACAGGTGGCGGTGGAAACCGGCGGCAAGCAGCCGTCAGCCAAGCACTTGGAGGAGCTCATCGCCAGAGCGAAGACAGCCGGCGTCCGGCTGATATTCGTGCAGCCCCAGTTCACTCGCCAGAGCGCCGAAGCCGTGGCTCAGGCCATCGGGGGTGCGGTCGTCGTCATGGATCCTCTCGCAGAAAAATACCTCGACAACCTGGTCGACATCAGCAGGAAGATCGAGATGGCCCTGGCGGGCGTCAGCGCGGGAAGCAGCCAGTGA
- a CDS encoding ABC transporter ATP-binding protein, protein MKVDPVIDLRDVTFSYDGPPVVSSVTLAIPPRDFVCAIGPNGGGKTTLLRLMLGLIRPQRGTVSILGESPERARCRIGYMPQHAQLDPRFPVSVMDVVLMGRLGQAPLLGAYRRADRAVAGRALAEVGLGHLAGRAFSQLSGGQRQRVLIARALACDPEILLLDEPTANLDPAVQDDLYALLRRLNERLTIVIVSHDIGFVSVHFKTVICVNRTVHMHATKELTQRAVADMYGREVRLLHHLGTPRPEGGT, encoded by the coding sequence GTGAAAGTGGACCCGGTCATTGATCTTCGGGATGTCACCTTCTCGTACGACGGACCACCCGTCGTTTCCAGCGTCACGCTCGCCATACCGCCGCGCGATTTCGTGTGTGCGATCGGGCCGAACGGTGGCGGCAAGACCACGCTGCTGCGGCTCATGCTCGGCCTCATCCGCCCCCAGCGCGGCACGGTGAGCATCCTCGGCGAATCGCCGGAGCGGGCCCGCTGCCGGATCGGCTACATGCCCCAGCACGCTCAGCTCGACCCCCGCTTCCCGGTCAGCGTCATGGACGTCGTGCTCATGGGCCGTCTCGGCCAAGCCCCCCTGCTGGGCGCGTACCGGCGAGCCGACCGGGCCGTTGCCGGTCGGGCGCTGGCGGAGGTCGGACTCGGCCATCTGGCCGGTCGGGCGTTCTCCCAGCTGTCCGGCGGGCAGCGGCAGCGCGTGCTCATCGCCCGAGCCCTGGCCTGCGATCCGGAGATCCTGCTGCTCGACGAGCCCACGGCCAACCTCGATCCGGCCGTCCAGGATGATCTCTACGCCCTCCTCCGCCGCTTGAACGAACGACTGACGATCGTGATCGTCTCCCACGACATCGGGTTCGTGTCGGTTCATTTCAAGACCGTCATCTGTGTCAACCGCACCGTGCACATGCACGCGACCAAGGAGCTGACGCAGCGGGCAGTGGCCGACATGTATGGCCGTGAGGTTCGTCTGCTACATCACCTCGGCACGCCACGCCCGGAGGGAGGCACATGA
- a CDS encoding metal ABC transporter permease, giving the protein MIEFLDALGTNVLLRHALLAGIIASVACGIVGSYVVTRRITYIAGGVAHCILGGMGAARYLHTVQGWTWLEPLHGAVVAAVAAALTIGLVSLRAREREDTVISALWAIGMAVGILFIARTPGYYEDLMSYLFGNILLVSRENLILIGGLDIMVVAVGLLFYNKFLAVCFDEEFARLRGVSVEFYYLLLLCLTALTVVVLVTVVGLVLVIALLTLPVAVAGHFASRLWQMMLLATMISAALTTAGLAISYGPELPPGATTIALAGALYLAVVGGKWLLAERRRIARSA; this is encoded by the coding sequence ATGATCGAATTCCTCGACGCACTAGGTACCAATGTGCTCCTTCGCCATGCTCTCCTGGCGGGCATTATCGCCAGCGTCGCCTGCGGGATCGTGGGCAGCTACGTGGTGACGCGCAGAATCACCTACATCGCCGGTGGCGTGGCCCACTGCATTCTCGGAGGAATGGGCGCCGCCCGCTACCTGCACACCGTTCAGGGCTGGACCTGGCTCGAACCGCTTCACGGCGCGGTCGTGGCCGCGGTCGCCGCGGCGCTGACCATTGGCCTGGTCAGCCTTCGGGCCCGCGAACGCGAGGACACGGTGATCAGCGCCCTCTGGGCCATCGGCATGGCCGTGGGCATTCTGTTCATCGCCCGCACCCCGGGATACTACGAAGACCTGATGAGCTACCTGTTCGGCAACATCCTGCTGGTCTCGCGAGAGAACCTCATCCTCATCGGTGGCCTGGACATCATGGTCGTGGCGGTGGGACTTCTCTTCTATAACAAGTTCCTGGCCGTCTGCTTCGACGAGGAGTTCGCTCGGCTCCGGGGAGTGTCGGTCGAGTTCTACTATCTTCTGCTGCTCTGCCTGACCGCCCTCACCGTGGTCGTCCTGGTGACGGTCGTCGGCTTGGTCCTGGTGATCGCTCTTCTCACCCTGCCGGTGGCGGTCGCCGGGCACTTCGCCAGCCGTCTGTGGCAGATGATGCTCCTGGCCACGATGATCAGCGCCGCCCTGACCACAGCCGGCCTTGCGATCAGCTATGGCCCGGAGCTGCCCCCTGGAGCGACAACCATCGCCTTGGCCGGCGCCCTGTACCTTGCCGTTGTCGGCGGCAAATGGCTACTCGCGGAGAGGCGCCGCATCGCCCGATCCGCATGA
- a CDS encoding sulfite exporter TauE/SafE family protein, whose translation MNWILPEGLETTPTTYLLVVGAALLLTGADKGGFAAVGSLAFPMLLFVLPARFALGMWAPILVLLDIFTLRHYPKEWRIQPLVTIAPWVLVGLVTGWFLLDSLDARLLKLIVGVLSVAFVVLDPIRALLVRREARERPGDLQHGWRPGWATASPFGLAAGISTMVAHAAGPVTTIYFLLQHMDKRVFVGTAARFYFVFNTVKIPFLVQNHVITTDTLIKSLWLVPFAPLTVWLGAALNKRLPAAAFRPVIYGLLAITGAYLIYKNG comes from the coding sequence ATGAACTGGATTCTGCCGGAGGGACTCGAGACTACGCCCACGACGTACCTTCTTGTCGTCGGCGCGGCCTTGCTCTTGACCGGCGCCGACAAGGGCGGTTTCGCGGCCGTCGGATCGCTGGCCTTCCCGATGCTGTTGTTCGTCCTGCCGGCCAGGTTCGCCTTGGGAATGTGGGCCCCCATCCTCGTCTTGCTCGACATCTTCACCCTGCGACACTATCCCAAGGAGTGGCGGATCCAGCCCTTGGTCACCATCGCTCCGTGGGTCCTGGTGGGTCTCGTGACCGGTTGGTTCCTGCTCGACAGCCTCGACGCCCGCCTCCTCAAACTGATCGTCGGCGTCCTGTCGGTGGCATTCGTCGTTCTCGATCCGATCCGAGCCCTCCTGGTGAGAAGGGAGGCGAGGGAAAGGCCCGGCGACCTGCAGCACGGCTGGCGTCCCGGATGGGCGACCGCGTCGCCGTTCGGCCTGGCCGCCGGGATCAGCACGATGGTCGCCCATGCGGCCGGGCCGGTGACCACGATCTACTTCCTCCTGCAGCACATGGACAAGCGGGTGTTCGTGGGCACGGCCGCGAGGTTCTACTTCGTCTTCAACACCGTGAAGATCCCCTTCCTCGTGCAAAACCACGTCATTACCACCGATACACTGATCAAGAGTCTCTGGCTGGTGCCGTTTGCACCGCTCACCGTCTGGCTGGGCGCGGCCCTGAACAAGCGCTTGCCCGCCGCCGCCTTTCGGCCGGTCATCTACGGCTTGCTGGCCATCACGGGCGCCTACCTGATCTACAAGAACGGGTAG